The Maylandia zebra isolate NMK-2024a linkage group LG4, Mzebra_GT3a, whole genome shotgun sequence genome includes a window with the following:
- the LOC143418445 gene encoding uncharacterized protein LOC143418445, translating into MVERGLAEWKRQKKALPTNQLRVTFIGEAGIDTGALRKEFLTEMVAGLEQRLFEGDQTGKAPKYSLLDLDLGNFRSAGEIWAVSLAQGGPPPCCLKDWCYQYLCSGELQIENIRKEDVCDVHYTSVISQVDSATEDKMTELTDEILSCGYHGPVNVEKKEEIVR; encoded by the exons ATGGTGGAGCGGGGACTTGCAGAGTGGAAGAGGCAAAAAAAGGCATTGCCTACAAATCAGCTGAGGGTCACATTCATCGGAGAGGCAGGAATTGATACAGGGGCATTACGGAAAGAATTCCTCACAG AAATGGTTGCAGGCTTGGAGCAACGGCTATTTGAGGGTGACCAGACTGGGAAGGCTCCCAAATATTCATTGCTGGATCTCGATCTAGGAAACTTCCG TAGTGCTGGTGAAATTTGGGCAGTTAGTCTGGCGCAAGGTGGGCCACCACCCTGCTGCCTCAAAGATTGGTGTTACCAGTACTTGTGCAGTGGAGAGCTGCAGATTGAGAACATTAGGAAAGAGGATGTCTGTGATGTTCATTATACTTCTGTTATCTCCCAG GTTGATTCGGCCACAGAAGATAAAATGACAGAACTCACTGATGAAATTTTGAGTTGTGGCTATCATGGACCTGTTAATGtcgaaaagaaagaagaaattgtTCGGTAA